The Sediminispirochaeta smaragdinae DSM 11293 genome has a segment encoding these proteins:
- a CDS encoding tyrosine-type recombinase/integrase: MDELTPGDIEDFKKDLRRSGTGTRTINLTVGAIRTAINEGLHRGDIKNDPTVGVHSIKSDEEERGIFSIEEIRKMFSFPGGLRLWGYDTGYHGSPSGEKVLPIIPYTLALLMFATGERPSAILRLNWEDVDSDMITFRVTKAAGARSIPIVTMATKALRELSDSMLHVAPADPVFCHDDTGQRLTYAFFPKRFAHMMATLDLPTNDADGRKRTPYSLKSSLITHLIDGGADPILVREYVGHSHGTGEKRLTKVQSRYKKAQRERLKILLPDIEVLLSAESVVITES; the protein is encoded by the coding sequence ATGGACGAACTGACTCCGGGAGATATCGAGGACTTTAAAAAGGATCTTCGAAGGTCAGGAACAGGAACGAGAACAATCAACCTTACCGTCGGAGCGATAAGGACAGCTATCAATGAGGGGCTTCACAGAGGCGACATAAAAAACGATCCAACCGTCGGGGTACATAGTATTAAATCCGACGAAGAGGAAAGAGGAATTTTCTCAATCGAAGAAATTAGAAAGATGTTTTCCTTTCCTGGTGGATTAAGATTGTGGGGATATGATACCGGATACCACGGATCTCCGTCTGGGGAGAAGGTATTGCCGATTATTCCTTACACTCTTGCACTCTTGATGTTTGCAACCGGTGAAAGGCCATCCGCCATATTGCGACTTAATTGGGAAGATGTAGATAGTGATATGATCACGTTCAGGGTTACAAAGGCGGCAGGGGCCAGGAGTATACCCATTGTCACGATGGCAACAAAGGCGCTTCGTGAGCTCTCTGATTCAATGCTGCATGTGGCCCCTGCCGATCCTGTTTTCTGTCATGACGACACTGGCCAGCGTTTAACATATGCGTTTTTCCCAAAACGTTTCGCCCACATGATGGCTACGCTTGACCTGCCGACTAATGATGCTGACGGACGAAAGCGAACGCCCTACTCACTTAAAAGTTCTTTGATTACTCACCTCATTGACGGCGGAGCCGATCCTATCCTTGTACGGGAATATGTAGGACACTCACACGGGACGGGTGAAAAACGGCTCACTAAGGTACAAAGTAGGTATAAAAAAGCCCAACGAGAGAGGCTTAAGATATTGCTGCCGGATATTGAGGTTCTTCTTTCTGCGGAATCTGTTGTAATAACAGAAAGTTAA
- a CDS encoding helix-turn-helix domain-containing protein, which translates to MLAVTIAQKKIIDYMEQQELSRADLARKIGVNKSTITRILNEGMIIDSRDTLQRIEQEIGINNDWTTSINGGPEYGKAVQYL; encoded by the coding sequence ATGCTGGCGGTGACGATAGCACAGAAGAAGATCATTGATTACATGGAACAACAAGAATTATCAAGAGCTGATCTTGCAAGAAAGATCGGCGTCAACAAATCTACGATTACCAGAATATTGAATGAAGGCATGATCATAGATAGTAGAGACACTCTGCAACGAATAGAGCAGGAGATCGGTATCAATAACGATTGGACGACATCTATCAATGGCGGTCCAGAATACGGGAAAGCGGTGCAATATTTATAA
- a CDS encoding sodium/glutamate symporter family protein, giving the protein MNFPWSLIINIGIISAALLIATFIRTRIRFVQRFLIPNALVAGFILLILYNFVLPKYGLTNEGFGMLVYHLLNISFIAMTLRKGNGKVRKSKGTIFATSVSVLSQYALQAFLGLLVTFLLIKTIFPDLFPAFGFLLPLGFVLGPGQAFAIGSGWEPMGFTGAGTVGLTFAAIGFLWACFGGVFLINYAIQRGWLNKEQIELLNSRRIRSGLMKKGVERPIGSFMSTETEAIDPFTYHIALVMVVYLISYFLLKGLGLLLALAGPLGVDLATNLWGINFVFSAIVALGFKAFAKGAKFEYTFDNGTLTRISGFSVDLMVTAAIGAISLVVVGKYIVPILILSTIGGVLALISVPWFCSRIFTDHRFQRMLVIFGVSTGTMPTGLALLRVIDPDFETPVARDYMFSSGLTFVFAIPFIMIINLPAYSATHGNPILFWLAVAVAFAYLLFVLVSYFLISKRRGIRKPKEIWLRGQDMETDSDIA; this is encoded by the coding sequence ATGAATTTTCCCTGGTCACTCATTATCAATATCGGAATCATTTCAGCGGCCTTGTTGATTGCAACATTTATTCGAACCCGTATCCGATTTGTTCAACGGTTTCTCATTCCGAATGCACTGGTGGCCGGATTCATCCTCCTTATTCTCTACAACTTTGTGCTTCCAAAATACGGCCTGACAAACGAGGGCTTTGGCATGCTGGTTTACCACCTCTTGAATATCAGTTTTATTGCCATGACCTTACGAAAGGGAAACGGCAAGGTAAGAAAGAGCAAAGGAACCATTTTTGCTACCTCAGTCTCGGTTCTTTCACAGTATGCACTTCAAGCTTTTCTCGGTCTCTTGGTCACCTTTCTGCTGATAAAGACAATTTTTCCCGATCTGTTCCCGGCCTTCGGTTTCCTGCTCCCTCTCGGTTTCGTACTGGGACCGGGACAAGCCTTTGCCATCGGCTCGGGATGGGAGCCCATGGGCTTTACCGGAGCGGGAACGGTGGGCCTTACCTTTGCCGCCATCGGGTTTCTTTGGGCCTGTTTCGGTGGTGTTTTTCTGATAAACTATGCAATACAGCGAGGATGGCTGAATAAGGAACAGATTGAACTCCTTAACAGTCGTAGAATCCGCTCTGGGCTCATGAAAAAAGGTGTCGAACGGCCAATTGGAAGCTTTATGTCGACTGAGACAGAGGCAATCGATCCCTTTACCTATCACATTGCCCTGGTGATGGTCGTTTACCTTATAAGCTATTTCCTTCTGAAAGGCCTCGGCCTCCTGCTTGCCTTAGCCGGTCCCCTTGGAGTTGATCTGGCAACAAATCTTTGGGGGATCAATTTTGTCTTTTCGGCAATCGTGGCTCTCGGTTTCAAGGCCTTCGCAAAGGGTGCAAAATTCGAATACACCTTCGACAACGGGACCCTCACCAGGATATCGGGATTCTCCGTCGATCTTATGGTCACCGCGGCAATAGGTGCCATCAGCCTCGTAGTGGTCGGCAAATACATCGTCCCGATTCTGATTCTCAGTACCATCGGCGGCGTCTTAGCGCTTATCAGTGTGCCCTGGTTTTGTTCGAGAATTTTCACCGATCATCGTTTCCAGAGAATGCTGGTAATCTTTGGAGTTTCAACCGGTACCATGCCGACAGGCTTGGCCCTGTTGCGCGTCATCGATCCCGACTTTGAAACCCCAGTAGCCCGTGACTACATGTTCTCATCGGGACTGACATTTGTCTTTGCAATACCCTTTATCATGATCATCAATCTTCCTGCATACAGTGCAACTCATGGGAACCCCATTCTGTTCTGGCTGGCCGTTGCCGTTGCCTTTGCTTATCTTCTTTTCGTCCTCGTGAGCTATTTTCTTATCTCAAAACGGAGAGGTATACGAAAACCGAAAGAGATATGGTTACGAGGCCAGGATATGGAAACCGACAGCGATATTGCTTGA
- a CDS encoding coiled-coil domain-containing protein — protein sequence MGSTVIDELKILLRAETRAAVKAMRDAEKQTDSLEGQLKNLAVGAAKSFGAYAAAAVSVKAVMQQMKESVKLYGVQIEAEDALAAAIRATGESADDLLPGLKEIASGIQSVTTYGDEAILSIMQLAKSQGVASDKLEEASKGAIGLANAFGINLQTSMKAVALAMNDDYTMLQRYIPQLRTATGDGEKHAIVQKAMADGFELAKAKAQNGVAAVTQLSNAVGDYKESLGRSISDGMEPFVRWLTDIVTEAANARNSLLDIKEVLDAYEKAGGTVDTKGSKALLQAQQALALEQEKLMDLQDRYYGQENEASSTIIANQEAKIAEIIATIRALGQQKQAEQELASISTEQNRIAAEAAKNNVQALELYRKRRLDAMEPNEKQLKLLQDEIDKWAAVRNAGVAAGQDMAEVQRLLNDLIDERNRKLSEGKTDWSQPLEGLSEWEQEYKDILNEASLDRQQMERDEEARLAEIRESFGKSQLQARLDEIRLQVDAAKQAGVDEVDVEKWKTEQIIQLYASRAQEAMAIYNQLNGMLSDIYSLQGDLSDAAAEKEISNLDNQIEFKKAAGETYEDLEAEKTEKEDKLARKQFERDKKNRKSETIASGAQAVINAYASMNPIAASAMAAVIAGLTARKVALINQQQYTGLADGGIVPAQGESGGLYRLGDKNKAETVIPFDIRNLKSGGTTVQVHVDSVYGPGGSEAFAKYIVQTVKRGQSSGRVEKWGA from the coding sequence ATGGGATCAACAGTAATTGACGAGCTGAAAATACTTCTTCGCGCAGAGACACGGGCCGCGGTAAAGGCCATGCGCGATGCAGAGAAGCAAACCGACTCACTGGAAGGCCAGCTCAAAAACCTTGCAGTGGGGGCTGCAAAGAGTTTCGGCGCTTATGCTGCTGCGGCCGTATCAGTGAAGGCGGTGATGCAGCAGATGAAGGAATCGGTCAAGCTGTACGGCGTACAGATAGAAGCCGAGGATGCTCTTGCCGCGGCAATCAGGGCGACCGGAGAGTCTGCCGATGATCTGTTACCCGGCCTCAAGGAGATAGCTTCGGGGATCCAAAGTGTCACGACCTACGGTGATGAGGCTATCCTGAGTATTATGCAGCTTGCAAAAAGCCAGGGAGTTGCAAGCGATAAGCTTGAAGAAGCATCGAAGGGAGCGATCGGGCTTGCAAACGCCTTCGGGATCAACCTGCAAACATCCATGAAGGCTGTTGCTCTGGCGATGAATGACGATTACACCATGCTCCAGCGATACATCCCGCAGTTGAGGACCGCCACCGGCGATGGAGAGAAGCATGCAATCGTTCAGAAGGCCATGGCTGACGGCTTCGAACTTGCCAAGGCAAAAGCTCAAAACGGTGTTGCTGCGGTTACCCAGTTAAGTAATGCCGTCGGTGATTACAAGGAGAGTCTGGGCCGATCGATATCCGACGGTATGGAGCCCTTTGTCAGATGGCTGACCGATATCGTCACCGAGGCGGCAAACGCCCGCAACAGTCTTCTTGATATCAAAGAGGTCCTCGATGCCTATGAGAAGGCAGGAGGAACGGTCGATACCAAGGGGTCAAAAGCACTCCTGCAGGCTCAGCAGGCGCTTGCCCTTGAACAGGAAAAGCTCATGGATCTGCAGGACCGGTACTACGGCCAGGAGAATGAGGCTTCCAGTACGATCATTGCAAACCAGGAAGCGAAGATCGCCGAGATCATTGCAACGATCAGGGCATTAGGTCAGCAGAAACAGGCTGAACAGGAACTTGCGAGCATCTCAACCGAACAAAACCGAATTGCCGCCGAGGCTGCAAAGAACAATGTACAAGCCCTTGAGCTGTACAGAAAGCGCCGGCTCGATGCCATGGAGCCGAACGAGAAGCAGCTGAAACTCCTGCAGGATGAGATCGACAAGTGGGCTGCCGTTCGTAATGCCGGGGTGGCCGCCGGTCAGGATATGGCTGAGGTCCAGAGGCTCCTTAACGATCTTATCGATGAGAGAAACCGAAAGCTTTCGGAAGGCAAGACCGACTGGTCACAGCCGCTTGAAGGGCTTTCTGAGTGGGAACAAGAGTATAAAGACATTCTAAATGAAGCCTCCCTTGACCGGCAGCAGATGGAACGGGACGAGGAGGCCCGTCTTGCCGAGATACGGGAGAGCTTTGGAAAGAGCCAGCTGCAGGCCCGCCTTGATGAGATACGCCTGCAGGTGGATGCGGCCAAACAGGCCGGTGTGGATGAGGTGGATGTTGAGAAGTGGAAAACCGAGCAGATCATCCAGCTGTATGCCTCAAGGGCCCAGGAGGCTATGGCCATCTACAACCAGCTAAACGGCATGCTTTCTGATATCTACAGCCTCCAGGGGGATCTCTCGGATGCTGCGGCCGAGAAGGAAATTTCCAACCTCGACAACCAGATCGAGTTTAAGAAGGCGGCCGGGGAAACATACGAAGACCTTGAAGCCGAGAAGACGGAGAAAGAGGACAAGCTTGCGCGGAAGCAGTTCGAACGGGACAAGAAGAACAGGAAGAGTGAAACCATAGCATCGGGAGCACAGGCGGTTATCAATGCCTATGCATCCATGAACCCGATTGCGGCCTCGGCCATGGCCGCCGTCATTGCAGGGCTGACCGCCCGCAAGGTGGCGCTGATCAATCAGCAGCAGTACACGGGCCTTGCAGACGGCGGTATTGTGCCGGCGCAGGGAGAGTCCGGAGGATTGTACCGGCTCGGAGATAAAAACAAAGCTGAGACGGTCATCCCCTTTGACATCCGGAACCTCAAAAGCGGCGGGACGACGGTACAGGTGCATGTGGACAGCGTGTACGGTCCCGGAGGATCGGAGGCCTTTGCAAAGTACATCGTCCAGACGGTAAAGCGCGGCCAGTCATCCGGCCGTGTCGAGAAGTGGGGAGCCTGA
- a CDS encoding tail fiber assembly protein, whose amino-acid sequence MKTYAVVDGSMITAVVQSADETAKLAELFPEKTIKEVPAGFTGNKGDDIRFFDEEGNRLSIAAATEAGLVPEAGEHEAITWEGGRYVLTPDYTGVPYWNKATGAAVHLSLGRKPDESMTDIEPSDPQAVWNETGWTVPEEVLSERVRLERDRLLSESDYIMMADYPLTDKSDWEAYRQALRDIPLQPGFPQEISWPQVPEKRS is encoded by the coding sequence ATGAAAACCTACGCCGTAGTAGATGGCTCAATGATCACCGCTGTGGTGCAAAGTGCCGATGAGACGGCAAAGCTTGCAGAGCTGTTTCCGGAAAAAACCATCAAGGAGGTTCCTGCAGGGTTTACCGGAAACAAAGGCGATGATATCCGCTTCTTCGATGAGGAAGGAAATCGGCTTTCGATAGCAGCCGCAACAGAAGCCGGGCTTGTGCCTGAGGCCGGAGAACATGAGGCTATCACCTGGGAAGGCGGTAGGTATGTGCTTACCCCTGACTATACCGGTGTTCCCTACTGGAACAAGGCCACAGGAGCGGCGGTACACCTGTCCCTCGGCCGAAAGCCCGATGAGAGTATGACCGATATAGAGCCTTCGGACCCGCAGGCCGTGTGGAACGAAACGGGCTGGACGGTTCCCGAGGAGGTGCTCTCCGAACGGGTTCGCTTAGAACGAGACAGGCTGTTATCTGAGAGTGACTACATCATGATGGCCGACTATCCCCTTACCGACAAGTCGGACTGGGAAGCCTACCGGCAGGCTCTCAGGGACATTCCCCTACAGCCAGGCTTCCCGCAGGAGATTTCCTGGCCACAGGTACCGGAGAAAAGGAGCTAA
- a CDS encoding JAB domain-containing protein has translation MNEKTKINNPVDAYDLLSRYASERQDHFIVLTLDGAHQVNGQHIVTIGLANRTLVHPREVFYPAIVDNAVAIIVAHNHPSGQILPSPEDEQITQRLHDAGEILGIPVLDHIIIGNGRYYSFAEAGSL, from the coding sequence ATGAACGAGAAAACCAAAATCAACAATCCAGTAGATGCATACGACTTATTGAGCCGCTATGCCAGCGAGCGGCAGGATCATTTTATTGTACTGACGCTTGATGGTGCGCACCAGGTAAACGGTCAGCATATTGTCACAATAGGGCTTGCAAACAGGACGCTTGTGCATCCTCGTGAGGTATTTTATCCGGCGATTGTTGACAATGCTGTGGCAATCATTGTTGCTCACAACCACCCATCGGGACAGATTTTGCCGAGTCCAGAGGATGAGCAAATAACACAAAGGCTGCATGATGCAGGCGAAATACTTGGGATACCGGTACTTGACCATATAATCATTGGTAACGGCCGGTATTATAGCTTCGCTGAGGCAGGGTCTTTATGA
- a CDS encoding helix-turn-helix domain-containing protein has protein sequence MVEDKLRPKSDFIIFQRGDLQIFVHDEEGEEIYYKVENGKIDILANRYIGKGNKDKPGELSYNYPDNSEWAIAENTAPSPAKLRALLKEKGLTGSQAAKIAGVNPRTIRKWVGGERGIPTAAWRLLLLAKEDTP, from the coding sequence ATGGTAGAAGATAAATTAAGACCGAAAAGTGATTTCATCATCTTCCAACGTGGCGACTTGCAGATTTTTGTACACGACGAAGAGGGGGAGGAAATATACTACAAAGTTGAAAATGGTAAAATTGATATCCTGGCAAATAGATACATAGGAAAGGGCAATAAAGACAAGCCGGGTGAGCTCTCTTATAATTACCCTGACAACTCAGAATGGGCAATTGCTGAAAATACAGCACCGTCACCGGCAAAACTCAGGGCACTGCTCAAGGAAAAAGGCTTAACTGGTTCGCAGGCTGCCAAGATTGCAGGGGTCAACCCTCGCACAATTAGAAAGTGGGTAGGGGGAGAGAGAGGGATACCAACAGCCGCTTGGAGACTACTTCTTTTGGCCAAAGAGGATACTCCTTAA